A region from the Drosophila takahashii strain IR98-3 E-12201 chromosome 2L, DtakHiC1v2, whole genome shotgun sequence genome encodes:
- the LOC108058334 gene encoding probable phosphorylase b kinase regulatory subunit beta isoform X2, which translates to MRNVPKSLGLSVTTPGGSSGAPDSGRHNSLEDINLDQFLKTSNYEDTVKQLDIYYGIVKRQLLRYQSPITGLFPVMSTDQVVGSVRDSVYCASAVWSLYQAYRRIDDDRGKSYELGQSTVKCMRGILECWVKQASRVELFKQRQSNQHALHSKFQLHTGEKIYPDEFYNHLQIDCVSLYLLFLVQMITSGLQIIYTHDEVAFVQNLVYYVERAYRTPDFGMWERGSKYNNGTPEIHASSIGMAKSALEAINGCNLFGEKGASWSVVYVDIDAHNRNRSIFETMLPRESSSKGVDASLLLTLSFPAFASHEDRLVEQTKQNVVNRLRCKMGFKRFTRDGFLSKNEDKSRRYYHSGELKEFEGLECEWPLFFIAMIIDGVFKNNNEQIEEFQNDLRRCLRTDVNGDPVVTMYYAPDGDGSYMRAPSQSLFLWGQSFFIIAQLLTAGLLHINELDPIRRYLPSYNRPRRAGRYSAFQGKAIDEKHKGTATDLVVQIVLIAESMRLQAMMATYGIQTQTPHEVEPVQIWSSTELIKVYQHLGVNNKVGLSGRPSRPVGSLGTSKVYRICGMTVLCYPLIFEVSDFYLYRDMALLIDDIKTELQFVGKYWRLSGRPTVCLLIREEHMRDPQFKEMLDLLAMLKKGYCDGMKVRIGRLQNLISSSCIEHLDFMNQSDLTDNENAFSQINHEYIGYQSLTDVPKALTYVEEKISVAHFDTKPTPDIINALRSTDSIYCLCQLWGIILNREGPHFEVNGLNVNTALTQLYHRAGSLRYWRAVRYCSSLLHHIVDSISPFITTVLVNGKELTVGIIGQKETVFDKPMTPAEIQNVMYTSVQPYDVIQAVLQQEVVLYCGRLIATNPSMFRGILKIRIGWVLEAMRIYLQISGQQSIDVDNLSPFQVRILLQKVLTVSEWAVEEKLTTLQRRQLEGCLCRVPKHFYNKIWEILQRTPQGILTQGHHLPATPTLTNMSRGELTFNLLVEETLICIDRPERRQITVELLCIVATILNRNPELHFKQALDLDGILAEAFAMYCKDNNIQHQPQPQPQQTKNEDLKAFYSLPYSETTGYLARAAVNKVLQGGIFSTAEEDVQLDGDRLHDDNCKVS; encoded by the exons ATGCGTAATGTGCCGAAATC ACTCGGTCTCTCGGTCACAACTCCAGGCGGCAGTTCGGGGGCTCCGGACAGCGGACGCCACAACAGCTTGGAGGACATAAATCTGGACCAGTTCCTGAAGACATCCAATTACGAGGACACGGTGAAGCAGCTGGACATTTACTATGGCATCG TCAAGCGTCAGTTGCTGCGCTACCAGAGCCCCATCACCGGGCTGTTTCCGGTGATGAGCACCGACCAGGTGGTGGGTTCGGTGCGGGACAGCGTCTATTGTGCCTCCGCCGTGTGGAGTTTGTATCAGGCGTACAGGAGGATCGATGATGATCGCGGCAAGTCCTATGAACTGGGACAGAGCACTGTGAAGTGCATGCGCGGCATCCTGGAGTGCTGGGTGAAGCAGGCCTCGCGGGTGGAGCTCTTCAAGCAGCGTCAGTCCAACCAACATGCCCTGCACAGCAAGTTCCAGCTGCACACGGGCGAGAAGATCTACCCCGATGAGTTCTACAACCACTTGCAGATTGATTGT GTCTCCCTCTATCTGCTGTTCCTGGTCCAGATGATAACCTCTGGCCTGCAGATCATCTACACCCACGACGAGGTGGCTTTTGTCCAGAACCTCGTGTACTATGTGGAGCGCGCCTATCGTACGCCCGACTTTGGAATGTGGGAGCGGGGCTCCAAGTATAACAATGGCACTCCGGAGATCCATGCCTCCTCCATTGGCATGGCCAAGTCCGCCCTGGAGGCCATCAACGGATGCAACCTGTTTGGCGAAAAGGGAGCCTCGTGGAGCGTTGTCTATGTGGATATCGATGCGCACAACCGCAATCGCAGTATTTTCGAAACCATGCTGCCCAGGGAGTCCAGCTCAAAG GGAGTGGATGCCTCACTGCTGCTCACCCTATCCTTTCCCGCCTTTGCCTCGCACGAAGACCGCCTGGTGGAGCAGACCAAACAGAATGTGGTGAATCGCTTGCGCTGCAAAATGGGCTTCAAGCGCTTCACCCGCGATGGTTTCCTCAGCAAGAACGAGGACAAATCCCGGCGCTACTATCATTCGGGAGAGTTGAAGGAGTTCGAGGGCCTCGAATGCGAGTGGCCGCTCTTCTTCATAGCCATGATCATCGATGGTGTGTTCAAGAACAACAACGAGCAGATCGAGGAGTTCCAGAACGATCTGCGTCGCTGTTTGCGCACCGATGTCAACGGCGATCCTGTGGTGACGATGTATTATGCGCCGGATGGCGATGGCTCCTATATGCGAGCTCCATCGCAGTCGCTGTTCCTCTGGGGACAGTCCTTCTTCATCATTGCCCAGCTGCTGACCGCAGGACTGCTGCACATCAACGAATTGGATCCCATTCGCCGCTATTTGCCAAGCTACAATCGCCCCAGAAGAGCGGGTCGCTATTCGGCTTTCCAG GGCAAAGCTATTGACGAAAAACACAAA GGCACTGCCACTGATCTGGTGGTGCAGATTGTCCTGATTGCCGAGTCCATGCGACTGCAGGCCATGATGGCCACCTATGGCATTCAAACGCAGACGCCACATGAG GTGGAACCTGTGCAAATCTGGAGCTCCACAGAGCTTATCAAAGTCTATCAACATCTGGGAGTCAACAACAAGGTTGGCCTGTCCGGTCGTCCATCGAGACCCGTGGGATCCCTGGGCACCAGCAAGGTGTATCGCATCTGCGGCATGACCGTTCTCTGCTATCCACTGATTTTCGAAGTCTCCGACTTTTATCTCTACCGAGACATGGCTCTGCTAATAGATGACATCAAGACGGAGCTACAGTTTGTGGGCAAGTACTGGCGGCTGTCGGGCAGACCCACCGTTTGCCTCCTCATCCGCGAGGAGCACATGCGGGATCCGCAGTTCAAGGAGATGCTCGACTTGCTGGCCATGCTAAAAAAAGGCTACTGCGATGGCATGAAAGTTCGCATAGGTCGTCTGCAGAATCTGATAAGCAGTTCGTGCATTGAGCATCTGGATTTTATGAACCAAAGCGATCTGACCGACAACGAGAATGCATTCTCGCAGATAAACCATGAGTACATTGGCTACCAATCGCTGACTGATGTCCCGAAAGCCTTGACTTATGTGGAGGAGAAGATTTCCGTTGCG CACTTTGATACCAAACCCACACCGGACATCATCAATGCTTTGCGCAGCACAGATTCCATTTACTGTCTGTGCCAGCTGTGGGGAATTATTCTCAACCGCGAGGGTCCGCACTTCGAGGTCAACGGCCTGAATGTAAACACGGCTTTGACGCAGCTCTATCATCGCGCTGGTTCGCTTCGCTACTGGCGGGCCGTGCGCTACTGCTCCTCGCTGCTCCATCACATTGTGGACTCGATCAGTCCGTTTATCACCACTGTGCTGGTGAATGGCAAGGAACTCACCGTGGGCATCATTGGCCAGAAGGAGACGGTGTTCGACAAGCCCATGACACCGGCGGAGATTCAGAATGTGATGTACACGAGTGTCCAGCCATACGACGTCATTCAGGCGGTGCTGCAGCAGGAAGTGGTGCTTTACTGTGGCCGTTTGATAGCCACCAATCCATCCATGTTCCGTGGCATACTGAAAATTCGCATTGGCTGGGTGCTGGAGGCCATGCGAATCTATCTGCAAATCTCAGGCCAACAGAGCATCGATGTGGACAATCTCTCGCCCTTCCAAGTCCGCATACTTCTGCAGAAAGTCCTAACAGTCAGCGAATGGGCGGTGGAGGAAAA ACTCACCACCCTGCAGCGTCGCCAACTCGAGGGATGCCTGTGCCGCGTGCCAAAGCACTTTTACAACAAAATCTGGGAGATCCTACAGCGAACACCTCAGGGCATTTTGACCCAGGGTCATCACCTGCCAGCCACACCCACTCTCACCAACATGAGTCGCGGCGAGTTGACCTTTAATCTGCTGGTCGAGGAGACTCTGATTTGCATTGACCGTCCGGAAAGACGTCAGATAACCGTGGAGCTGCTCTGCATTGTGGCCACTATACTAAATCG CAATCCCGAGCTGCACTTCAAACAAGCTCTGGACTTGGACGGCATCTTGGCGGAGGCGTTTGCGATGTACTGCAAGGACAACAACATACAGCACCAACCGCAGCCTCAACCCCAGCAGACCAAGAACGAGGATCTCAAGGCTTTCTACTCGCTGCCATATTCGGAGACCACGGGCTATTTGGCTCGAGCCGCAGTCAACAAGGTCTTGCAGGGCGGCATCTTCTCAACCGCCGAGGAGGACGTTCAGCTCGATGGCGATCGGCTGCACGACGACAACTGCAAGGTGTCTTAA